A window from Candidatus Epulonipiscium sp. encodes these proteins:
- the spoVT gene encoding stage V sporulation protein T, producing MKATGIVRRIDDLGRVVIPKEIRRTLRIREGDPLEIFTGHDGQVILKKYSPIGELGTFAKEYAEALSQTTGLITCIADKDQIIAVSGGSKKEFLDKNISQSLEKIIDERTVFVATRDEDKFVPIIADESMGSYNSELISPIIAEGDVIGAVILLSNEKNMKMGEVETKVAQSASGFLGKQMEQ from the coding sequence TTGAAAGCTACTGGAATCGTAAGAAGGATAGATGACCTAGGTAGAGTTGTTATCCCAAAAGAAATAAGAAGAACTCTTCGTATTAGGGAAGGAGATCCTCTTGAAATTTTTACTGGTCATGACGGACAAGTCATACTTAAAAAATATTCTCCGATAGGAGAACTGGGTACCTTTGCAAAAGAATATGCAGAAGCTTTATCCCAAACTACGGGGCTTATTACATGCATCGCTGATAAAGACCAGATTATTGCTGTTTCTGGGGGATCTAAGAAGGAATTCCTAGATAAAAATATTAGTCAGTCCCTAGAAAAGATTATTGATGAAAGAACAGTATTTGTTGCAACTAGGGATGAAGACAAATTTGTCCCCATAATAGCCGATGAATCTATGGGAAGTTATAACTCAGAACTTATATCCCCTATCATTGCAGAAGGTGATGTGATAGGAGCAGTAATATTATTATCCAATGAAAAGAACATGAAAATGGGAGAGGTAGAAACAAAAGTAGCACAATCGGCATCGGGTTTCTTAGGAAAACAAATGGAACAATAA
- the mazG gene encoding nucleoside triphosphate pyrophosphohydrolase, producing the protein MQKKERYSYDDLLEIIKILRGKDGCPWDMEQTHESLLSNLLEETYEVIDAIKKKNKEALKEELGDLLLQVIFHARISEEGNEFNMEDVADGICKKLILRHPHIFGDVVAKSTKKVLQNWEQIKKVEKGYKSQTEVLKSVPEVLPSLLRAYKVQSKAAHVGFDWDDIKDALEKVNEEWNELMEAYKNGNNNNIIEEYGDLLFSFVNIARFLKINPEFALTNTTEKFINRFEYVENTAISKDKRLEDMTLEEMDNLWDEAKLISP; encoded by the coding sequence ATGCAGAAAAAAGAAAGATATAGTTATGATGATTTGCTGGAAATTATTAAAATTTTAAGAGGCAAGGACGGTTGTCCATGGGATATGGAGCAAACTCATGAAAGTCTTCTTTCTAATCTTCTTGAAGAAACCTACGAAGTAATAGACGCTATAAAAAAGAAGAATAAGGAAGCCTTGAAAGAGGAATTAGGGGATTTATTGCTCCAAGTCATATTCCATGCCAGAATTTCAGAAGAAGGTAATGAATTTAACATGGAAGATGTAGCTGATGGAATTTGTAAAAAGCTGATTCTGCGTCATCCCCATATTTTCGGTGATGTGGTTGCAAAATCCACAAAAAAGGTCTTACAAAACTGGGAGCAAATAAAGAAAGTAGAAAAAGGATATAAAAGCCAAACAGAAGTTTTAAAAAGTGTTCCAGAAGTGTTGCCGTCATTACTTAGGGCATATAAGGTTCAGTCTAAAGCAGCCCATGTAGGATTCGATTGGGATGATATTAAGGATGCTCTAGAGAAGGTAAATGAAGAATGGAATGAACTTATGGAAGCATACAAAAATGGAAATAATAACAATATAATAGAAGAATATGGTGATTTATTATTTTCTTTTGTAAATATTGCAAGATTTTTAAAAATAAATCCTGAATTCGCCTTGACAAATACAACAGAAAAGTTTATAAATAGATTTGAATACGTTGAAAATACTGCAATTTCTAAGGATAAAAGATTAGAAGATATGACTCTTGAAGAAATGGACAATTTGTGGGATGAGGCTAAACTCATATCTCCGTGA